In one window of Scyliorhinus canicula chromosome 17, sScyCan1.1, whole genome shotgun sequence DNA:
- the LOC119952199 gene encoding zinc finger protein 235-like, which produces MEKRWLCGDCGKAFKSPSALDIHQRIHTGEKPFTCSVCGKGFTQSFSLLRHNVTHTNERPFKCPHCESGFKSAVELVSHQRIHTEERPFICSVCGKGFNYSSSLQRHQPVHTGERLFTCSVCGKGFTQFSSLQRHNVTHTNERPFKCSDCGTGFKCAADLMIHQRIHTEERPYSCSHCTKRFRKSSNLRAHQRVHTGERPFTCTECGMGFSHSSSLRKHKRIHTGEKPFTCSACGKGFSQSSHLQKHQRVHTGERPFICSVCDKGFIQSSHLLRHQRVHK; this is translated from the coding sequence ATGGAGAAACGGTGGCtatgtggggactgtggaaaaGCATTCAAATCTCCATCTGCACTGGATATTCatcagcgcattcacactggagagaaaccattcacctgctctgtgtgtgggaagggattcactcagtcattcaGCCTGCTGAGacacaatgtcactcacaccaatgagagaccttttaaatgccctcactgCGAGAGTGGCTTCAAAAGTGCTGTGGAACTGGTGtcccaccagcgcattcacactgaggagaggccattcatctgctctgtgtgtgggaagggattcaattattCATCAagtctgcagagacaccagccagttcacactggggagaggttgttcacctgctctgtgtgtgggaagggattcactcagttttccagcctgcagagacacaatgtcactcacaccaatgagagaccctttaaatgctctgactgcgGGACTGGCTTCAAATGTGCTGCAGATCTGATGAttcaccagcgcattcacactgaggagcgaccatacagctgctctcactgcacaaagcGGTTTCGGAAGTCATCCAACCTGcgggcacaccagcgagttcacaccggggagagaccgttcacctgcacggaatgtgggatgggattcagtcATTCTTCAAGCCTGCGGAAGCACAagcggattcacactggggagaagccgttcacttgctccgcgtgtgggaagggattcagtcagtcatcccatctgcagaaacaccagcgtgttcacactggggagagacctttCATATGTTCCGTGTGTGATAAGGGCTTCATTCAATCATCCCACCtgttgagacaccagcgagttcacaagtga